From Triticum aestivum cultivar Chinese Spring unplaced genomic scaffold, IWGSC CS RefSeq v2.1 scaffold16129, whole genome shotgun sequence:
TGTCGTGCACCTGCGTGTGTGAAGGAACAACGTCAGGGAATCACAAAACAAAACCGCATCAGGGAACCACGTCACACGGAGAATCGCAAGATACATATATTGTTCAACACAGCCGTTTAGACACGGCGTGCGCAATCTGGAGAGCGACGCCCGTGCCGGCCGTTTAGACAAGGGCAGCATCTCCTTTGGCGCGGAAACGGGATGGACCTTATTGTTCAAAGAGAAAGCGGTCAGGATCAATCTCACAACAAGTGGCTATGTCAATTTCATATCACATTCAACATAGCATGACCGACATATGTCTGCAGTGGACATGGCGAAACAATCGCGAGCAGAAAGCATCACAATCTGCAGGTGTAAATGATAGACAAGAACTCGTGCAGCTATGCCGGCCCGTCAAACATAACCGGCAGCGCACAAAGAATCACAAGATTATTACATATCAAAGTAACATTTCTTGGCTGCTAGCTGGACTAAATGATAGATAAAACACAAAAGATTCAGTGCGAATCTCACTTGAAAATTGTTGAGCAGAGGCATCTTGTATCAAATATAAATAGGCATGTCTCAAGAACATTTTTTTACTGAATTTGTGCACGTACAGGAACCCTACCTAGTAGGAATCACCGATACACAAAGTCAAAGCTAATTTAGTAGCTAGCACTTGCTGAGGGCTAATAACACCACTGGAAGCCTACAAAACGGAAACATGTTGTTCGTATCATATCAGAGCTGACTTTTTTAGGTGATAAAAACAAACAATGCAAATCTGAAACTCCTGCAAGAAGAGTGGAGCAGAGCAGGGCAGAGAATCACGGATCGAAACCGCATCAGGGCAAGCAAATCGAAAGGACAGAGAGGAGGGCGAGACCTTGAGGAGCTGTGTGTCGGCCATGGATGGATGGCAGCGGCGGTTCTTCCCGGCATCCGCAAGATCCCCATCAGCGCGTCCGTCCATGGAGGATTCCGATCTCCTTCCCATCCACGGCGAGACACCGCGGCTGCCGGGAACGCCATGGCCGCGTCTGCTGGATGTGGGGCCTGGGTAGGGAGAGGGCAAGGGCAGCGGCGGGGAGAGGCTGCCGGTGGGCGCGGCCGTGTCGGAGGGAGAGGGGAACGAGATGCGGCTGCATCTGCGGGTTGGGTTTGGTTGGGCACGACTCGTCTTCTCTCCAGATCGGGAAGCACGTACGAATGCACCCGGGAACGCCATGGTATTGagggcggcgtcggtggcggcggcgggggagacGAGGTGCGCGCGCAGGGAAGGAGGAGCAGTGAATGTGAATCCAATCGCGGGGACTGCTGGATGTAGGGAGAGGGTGAGGGCANNNNNNNNNNAACGGGATGGACCTTATTGTTCAAAGAGAAAGCGGTCAGGATCAATCTCACAACAAGTGGCTATGTCAATTTCATATCACATTCAACATAGCATGACCGACATATGTCTGCAGTGGACATGGCGAAACAATCGCGAGCAGAAAGCATCACAATCTGCAGGTGTAAATGATAGACAAGAACTCGTGCAGCTATGCCGGCCCGTCAAACATAACCGGCAGCGCACAAAGAATCACAAGATTATTACATATCAAAGTAACATTTCTTGGCTGCTAGCTGGACTAAATGATAGATAAAACACAAAAGATTCAGTGCGAATCTCACTTGAAAATTGTTGAGCAGAGGCATCTTGTATCAAATATAAATAGGCATGTCTCAAGAACATTTTTTTACTGAATTTGTGCACGTACAGGAACCCTACCTAGTAGGAATCACCGATACACAAAGTCAAAGCTAATTTAGTAGCTAGCACTTGCTGAGGGCTAATAACACCACTGGAAGCCTACAAAACGGAAACATGTTGTTCGTATCATATCAGAGCTGACTTTTTTAGGTGATAAAAACAAACAATGCAAATCTGAAACTCCTGCAAGAAGAGTGGAGCAGAGCAGGGCAGAGAATCACGGATCGAAACCGCATCAGGGCAAGCAAATCGAAAGGACAGAGAGGAGGGCGAGACCTTGAGGAGCTGTGTGTCGGCCATGGATGGATGGCAGCGGCGGTTCTTCCCGGCATCCGCAAGATCCCCATCAGCGCGTCCGGCCATGGAGGATTCCGATCTCCTTCCCATCCACGGCGAGACACCGCGGCTGCCGGGAACGCCATGGCCGCGTTTGCTGGATGTGGGGCCTGGGTAGGGAGAGGGCAAGGGCAGCGGCGGGGAGAGGCTGCCGGTGGGCGCGGCCGTGTCGGAGGGAGAGGGGAACGAGATGCGGCTGCATCTGCGGGTTGGGTTTGGTTGGGCACGACTCGTCTTCTCTCCAGATCGGGAAGCACGTACGAATGCGCCCGGGAACGCCATGGTATTGagggcggcgtcggtggcggcggcgggggagacGAGGTGCGCGCGCAGGGAAGGAGGAGCAGTGAATGTGAATCCAATCGCGGGGACTGCTGGATGTAGGGAGAGGGTGAGGGCAGCGGCGGGGGGAGGCCGCCGTTGGGCGCGGCCGTGTCGGAGGGAGAGGGGAACGAGATGCGGTTGCATCTGCGGGTTGGGTTTGGTTGGGCACGACTCGTCTTCTCTCCAGATCGGGAAGCACATATGAACGCCATGGtattgagggcggcggcggcgacggggagaCGAGGTGCGCGCGCGTGGAAGGAGGAGCAGTGAATGTGAATCCAATCGCGGGGAAGGAGGCGACACGACGCCTTTAttttctctctgtctctctctctctttttttttggttGGTTCCCTTTTTCAACTCTCTCTGTTGGATTAGATTGTCTTTTCATCCCACGAATTAAGCTCCCTCCTATAACTGATCTGGCCATACGTCCAAATCTGACGGCTGTAAATGAGGAGAACAGTGATGTTGGTTGTGGAAGAGGTCGGGTCAATCTGGATGTTAATTTGTCAGCCTTCTATTCCCGCGGATCGCCTCCCCATCCCACGAAACAACCTCCCCTCGACCCGATCCCAGACGCTCGCCCAGATCCGACGGCGACCCGATCCCAGACGCTCGCCCAGATCCGACGGCGACCCAATCCCAGACGATCACCCAGATCCGACGGCTCGCTCCTCGGTGCCTTCCGTCCCTAATAAATAGAATCACTCAGATCTTTTGTTTCACACACACCAATTCGTCAAAGATCTTTTTAGGGATGTTCATCAATATATCAATCATTGGTAGTAGGTTTCTTGATTAATTGTAT
This genomic window contains:
- the LOC123175848 gene encoding uncharacterized protein isoform X2, with the protein product MCFPIWREDESCPTKPNPQMQPHLVPLSLRHGRAQRRPPPAAALTLSLHPAVPAIGFTFTAPPSLRAHLVSPAAATDAALNTMAFPGAFVRASRSGEKTSRAQPNPTRRCSRISFPSPSDTAAPTGSLSPPLPLPSPYPGPTSSRRGHGVPGSRGVSPWMGRRSESSMDGRADGDLADAGKNRRCHPSMADTQLLKVHPVSAPKEMLPLSKRPARASLSRLRTPCLNGCVEQYMYLAILRVTWFPDAVLFCDSLTLFLHTRRCTTEPAVCGVRGGFFFHPSNLVHPVSVAKEMLPLWTSRLLWPPTYLVLKGCKRTFQK
- the LOC123175848 gene encoding vegetative cell wall protein gp1 isoform X6, producing the protein MAFICASRSGEKTSRAQPNPTRRCNRISFPSPSDTAAPNGGLPPPLPSPSPYIQQSPRLDSHSLLLLPCARTSSPPPPPPTPPSIPWRSRVHSYVLPDLERRRVVPNQTQPADAAASRSPLPPTRPRPPAASPRRCPCPLPTQAPHPADAAMAFPAAAVSRRGWEGDRNPPWTDALMGILRMPGRTAAAIHPWPTHSSSRCTTEPAVCGVRGGFFFHPSNLVHPVSVAKEMLPLWTSRLLWPPTYLVLKGCKRTFQK
- the LOC123175848 gene encoding uncharacterized protein isoform X3, with translation MCFPIWREDESCPTKPNPQMQPHLVPLSLRHGRAQRRPPPAAALTLSLHPAVPAIGFTFTAPPSLRAHLVSPAAATDAALNTMAFPGAFVRASRSGEKTSRAQPNPTRRCSRISFPSPSDTAAPTGSLSPPLPLPSPYPGPTSSRRGHGVPGSRGVSPWMGRRSESSMDGRADGDLADAGKNRRCHPSMADTQLLKVHPVSAPKEMLPLSKRPARASLSRLRTPCLNGCVEQYMCTTEPAVCGVRGGFFFHPSNLVHPVSVAKEMLPLWTSRLLWPPTYLVLKGCKRTFQK
- the LOC123175848 gene encoding uncharacterized protein isoform X1; the encoded protein is MCFPIWREDESCPTKPNPQMQPHLVPLSLRHGRAQRRPPPAAALTLSLHPAVPAIGFTFTAPPSLRAHLVSPAAATDAALNTMAFPGAFVRASRSGEKTSRAQPNPTRRCSRISFPSPSDTAAPTGSLSPPLPLPSPYPGPTSSRRGHGVPGSRGVSPWMGRRSESSMDGRADGDLADAGKNRRCHPSMADTQLLKVHPVSAPKEMLPLSKRPARASLSRLRTPCLNGCVEQYMYLAILRVTWFPDAVLFCDSLTLFLHTRRCTTEPAVCGVRGGFFFHPSNLVHPVSVAKEMLPLWTSRLLWPPTYLVLKGCKRTFQK
- the LOC123175848 gene encoding uncharacterized protein isoform X5, whose product is MCFPIWREDESCPTKPNPQMQPHLVPLSLRHGRAQRRPPPAAALTLSLHPAVPAIGFTFTAPPSLRAHLVSPAAATDAALNTMAFPGAFVRASRSGEKTSRAQPNPTRRCSRISFPSPSDTAAPTGSLSPPLPLPSPYPGPTSSRRGHGVPGSRGVSPWMGRRSESSMDGRADGDLADAGKNRRCHPSMADTQLLKVHDRASCVWCARGILLPPQQSGPSRFCGKGDAAPVDLQIALATNLSSVKGLQANLSEMIFRF
- the LOC123175848 gene encoding uncharacterized protein isoform X4, giving the protein MCFPIWREDESCPTKPNPQMQPHLVPLSLRHGRAQRRPPPAAALTLSLHPAVPAIGFTFTAPPSLRAHLVSPAAATDAALNTMAFPGAFVRASRSGEKTSRAQPNPTRRCSRISFPSPSDTAAPTGSLSPPLPLPSPYPGPTSSKRGHGVPGSRGVSPWMGRRSESSMAGRADGDLADAGKNRRCHPSMADTQLLKVHDRASCVWCARGILLPPQQSGPSRFCGKGDAAPVDLQIALATNLSSVKGLQANLSEMIFRF